Proteins encoded within one genomic window of Caldilineales bacterium:
- a CDS encoding O-antigen ligase family protein has product MPLLRKIAWFEPFWVLLVGVLLLVPARFLPPAMWPQVQTARPWLIAALLLFWPVRRLAYGRLSAPSPLNLPLAVLIAWLPVNLWASADKTLSWEALGYLAFALALFFAVINWPPFLAAPQRLAWLLALGGAGMLVAAPLLSRLLIPVLPGSGPFDALMQRLADLTPGEVNLNRTAGALALFLPFYLALALRRDWTRRFWPPLLFLLLAGATATVLALTQSRGAALAGSVGAFAVIFLRWPRLRPATPLLILLAPLALAGVDAIGPAAPAAAAGAISMGWDGRLELWSRALYILADFPFTGAGIGTFDRVVPILYPLFLSTPGSPVSHAHNLILQVGVDLGLPGLIAWLAVLVNTFLLLAGVLRQRQDALPWALAAGVAGSLGVMLVHGLVDAALWGSKPAFLPWLFVALAVVVSLPPSLRPARPSA; this is encoded by the coding sequence ATGCCCCTCCTGCGCAAAATCGCCTGGTTCGAGCCATTCTGGGTCCTCCTCGTCGGCGTCCTCTTGCTCGTCCCGGCCCGCTTCCTGCCGCCCGCCATGTGGCCGCAGGTGCAGACCGCCCGCCCCTGGCTCATCGCCGCCCTGCTCCTGTTCTGGCCCGTGCGCCGGCTGGCCTACGGCCGCCTGAGCGCGCCCTCGCCCCTCAACCTGCCCCTGGCCGTCCTCATCGCCTGGCTGCCGGTCAACCTCTGGGCCTCGGCCGACAAAACCCTTTCTTGGGAGGCGCTCGGCTACCTGGCCTTTGCCCTGGCCCTGTTCTTTGCCGTCATCAACTGGCCGCCCTTCCTGGCCGCGCCGCAGCGTCTGGCCTGGTTGCTGGCCCTGGGCGGGGCGGGGATGCTGGTCGCCGCCCCCCTCCTCAGCCGGCTGCTCATCCCCGTCCTGCCCGGCAGCGGCCCCTTCGACGCCCTCATGCAGCGGCTGGCCGATCTGACGCCGGGCGAGGTCAACCTCAACCGCACCGCCGGCGCCCTCGCCCTCTTCCTGCCGTTCTATCTGGCCCTGGCCCTGCGCCGTGACTGGACGCGGCGCTTCTGGCCGCCCCTGCTCTTTTTGCTCCTGGCCGGGGCCACGGCCACCGTCTTGGCCCTGACCCAAAGCCGGGGCGCGGCGTTGGCTGGATCTGTCGGCGCCTTCGCCGTCATCTTCCTGCGTTGGCCGCGGCTGCGACCGGCCACCCCCCTGCTCATCCTCCTGGCGCCCCTGGCCCTGGCCGGCGTCGATGCCATCGGCCCGGCCGCGCCGGCCGCCGCGGCCGGCGCCATCAGCATGGGCTGGGACGGCCGGCTGGAACTGTGGAGCCGGGCGCTCTACATCCTCGCCGACTTCCCCTTCACCGGCGCCGGGATCGGAACCTTCGACCGCGTCGTGCCCATCCTCTACCCGCTCTTTCTCAGCACACCGGGCAGCCCGGTCAGCCACGCCCACAACCTCATCCTCCAGGTCGGCGTCGATCTGGGACTCCCCGGCCTGATCGCCTGGCTGGCCGTGTTGGTCAACACCTTCTTGTTGCTGGCTGGCGTCTTGCGCCAGCGCCAGGATGCGCTGCCGTGGGCTTTGGCTGCGGGCGTGGCCGGCAGCCTGGGGGTCATGTTGGTGCACGGGCTGGTGGATGCGGCCTTGTGGGGCTCCAAACCCGCCTTCCTGCCCTGGCTGTTCGTGGCCCTGGCCGTGGTCGTCAGCCTGCCGCCCTCCCTTCGCCCTGCGCGCCCATCTGCATGA